One window from the genome of Phycisphaerales bacterium encodes:
- a CDS encoding CBS domain-containing protein, which yields MRTVGQLLDRKGSNVITTSPDATVKDAARLMSDHHIGAVMIVKADGQVAGIFTERDVMSRVVAECRNPAETHVREVMTTSVAVCSRETTLDEVRTMMRSRRIRHMPVVEDGRLAGMISIGDLNIVQDEIHIQTIQYLEQYMYKP from the coding sequence ATGCGCACCGTGGGCCAACTGCTCGACCGCAAGGGTTCAAACGTCATCACGACCTCGCCGGATGCGACGGTCAAGGACGCAGCAAGGCTGATGAGCGACCACCACATCGGCGCGGTCATGATCGTGAAGGCGGATGGGCAGGTGGCCGGGATCTTCACCGAGCGCGATGTGATGAGCCGCGTCGTGGCCGAGTGCCGCAACCCCGCCGAGACTCATGTGCGCGAAGTCATGACGACTTCGGTCGCCGTGTGCTCGCGCGAGACGACGCTCGACGAGGTGCGGACGATGATGCGCTCGCGGCGCATCCGCCACATGCCGGTGGTCGAAGACGGCCGGCTGGCCGGGATGATCTCGATCGGCGATCTGAACATCGTGCAGGACGAGATTCACATCCAGACCATTCAGTACCTCGAGCAGTACATGTACAAGCCGTGA
- a CDS encoding transglutaminase domain-containing protein, producing MTVHIATMALALVQPPAAPPVGAGLIQRVDPIEYKVQMDISVPHLGRKTLWMPLFKEGQYHHIDMQRFDEFVAGAPFDRHKPDWSARPIDLPSMGSYATIERGSRGSYPNEMRITEYVTAYSAQADEAALAAIDWPNAWPIEVDWALRPQMYIESFNQRVVDLMNAWTGGEPRSVTPFHLGKELARRSVGFVRVDGEPVEVSLEPGSRRQRVITAIRVQGALAAIENQRGSVNDLVCLYVAVCRAAGLPARPIIGIDSGEQEESLVSWAEFYVPDAGWVTVDFERLVGSPGSMVDIHRPWPGLANDDDLNERIALSCYFYAPPIHKSPEPAPDPLLWAWEVIPEDRRNGAARGTLKIEVDRAPRRAPQK from the coding sequence GTGACTGTGCACATCGCCACGATGGCGCTGGCGCTTGTTCAGCCGCCGGCCGCGCCGCCGGTCGGGGCCGGCCTCATTCAGCGCGTCGATCCCATCGAATACAAAGTGCAGATGGACATTTCGGTCCCTCACCTGGGCCGCAAGACGCTCTGGATGCCGCTGTTCAAGGAAGGCCAGTATCACCACATCGACATGCAGCGTTTCGACGAGTTCGTCGCCGGCGCGCCCTTCGATCGCCACAAGCCCGACTGGAGCGCCCGGCCGATCGACCTCCCGTCGATGGGCAGTTACGCCACGATCGAGCGCGGCTCGCGCGGGTCATACCCGAACGAGATGCGCATAACGGAGTACGTCACGGCGTACTCGGCGCAGGCCGACGAAGCCGCGCTCGCCGCGATTGACTGGCCCAACGCCTGGCCGATCGAAGTGGACTGGGCGCTGCGGCCGCAGATGTATATCGAGTCATTCAACCAGCGCGTGGTGGACCTGATGAACGCGTGGACGGGGGGCGAGCCCCGATCGGTCACGCCGTTTCATCTCGGCAAGGAACTCGCCCGCCGGTCCGTCGGGTTCGTTCGCGTCGACGGCGAGCCAGTCGAAGTGTCGCTCGAGCCGGGCTCGCGCCGGCAGCGGGTCATCACGGCCATCCGCGTGCAGGGCGCGCTGGCGGCGATCGAGAACCAGCGCGGCTCGGTGAACGATCTCGTGTGCCTCTACGTCGCGGTGTGCCGGGCCGCGGGCCTTCCCGCGCGGCCGATCATCGGCATCGACTCCGGCGAGCAGGAGGAGTCGCTCGTTTCGTGGGCCGAATTCTACGTGCCCGACGCCGGCTGGGTGACCGTCGACTTCGAGCGCCTCGTTGGCAGCCCCGGCTCGATGGTGGACATCCACCGCCCCTGGCCCGGCCTGGCCAACGATGATGACCTCAACGAGCGCATTGCGCTGTCGTGCTACTTTTACGCGCCGCCGATTCACAAGTCGCCGGAACCGGCGCCTGATCCGCTGCTCTGGGCGTGGGAAGTGATCCCGGAGGACCGCCGGAACGGCGCCGCGAGAGGGACGCTGAAAATCGAAGTCGATCGCGCGCCTCGCCGCGCACCGCAAAAGTGA
- a CDS encoding VCBS repeat-containing protein — MGSVKHNRLSPAQIFAVFGAGVPICGVARAQIEFSELLHLPTPLPVSGVAPTDLNGDGITDIVTCETLESVRYFRGLRNGGFVLAGSLYEPGATLRDIQAIDLNGDGNIDLAWTQRTGGAYQITIFYNAGDGRSGWFGSVPIGSKPPGAVAFGDVTEDPLPDLVVVGGFRFLSDTCDVRIYANQQGAFVLSQTQFLNDNAGQDVAIGDIDDDGDADVCVLTADLEVNDYNRWKIYHSEIGILLNDGEGVFTPGLYLELPYGQGGSYDPMPHSVAQADIDGDGDLDMAVSASSLNDSSDVLLQVIESVDSGRDFRLLTPLVLDINRGESTLQAGDLDVDGDIDLLMNISGRNLWICENTGEGEFLVTSAGVTELRPPGPVLGDFNDDGLIDWVAPEYPGCAVYLNETAYAGPTIEHTALKRGARSTLTASGVLPLENVRFLYSMRGFGSTVGIRQLGGITLDMNEPIQMLGSAVADANGVAEFHFTVPPNAPLAEVVLQAVIRRRPGGADSVKTPFRTARITD; from the coding sequence ATGGGCAGCGTCAAACACAACAGGCTTTCACCGGCCCAGATCTTTGCCGTCTTCGGCGCCGGGGTTCCGATATGTGGCGTGGCGCGAGCACAGATCGAGTTCAGTGAACTCCTGCACCTGCCCACACCACTGCCCGTGAGTGGTGTCGCACCCACTGATCTCAATGGTGACGGCATTACTGACATCGTCACATGCGAAACTCTCGAGTCCGTCCGCTACTTCAGAGGACTCCGCAACGGCGGGTTTGTGCTGGCTGGCTCGCTGTACGAGCCGGGAGCAACGCTGAGAGACATCCAGGCGATTGATCTGAACGGTGACGGAAATATCGACCTGGCGTGGACCCAAAGGACAGGTGGTGCGTACCAGATCACGATATTTTACAACGCCGGGGACGGGCGGTCCGGTTGGTTCGGATCGGTCCCGATCGGAAGCAAACCTCCGGGCGCGGTCGCCTTCGGCGATGTCACGGAAGACCCGTTGCCGGACCTGGTGGTCGTTGGCGGATTCCGCTTCTTGAGCGATACGTGTGACGTTCGCATCTACGCAAATCAGCAGGGCGCCTTTGTGCTCTCCCAGACGCAGTTCCTGAATGACAACGCCGGTCAGGACGTCGCAATTGGAGATATCGATGACGATGGCGACGCAGACGTGTGCGTGCTCACGGCGGACCTTGAGGTGAATGACTACAACCGCTGGAAGATCTACCACAGCGAGATCGGAATACTTCTCAACGACGGCGAGGGCGTGTTTACACCGGGACTGTACCTTGAGTTGCCGTACGGTCAGGGCGGGTCGTATGACCCAATGCCGCACTCGGTGGCCCAGGCGGATATCGATGGTGATGGCGATCTTGATATGGCAGTGTCTGCGTCCAGCCTGAACGACAGTTCTGATGTGCTTCTGCAGGTAATTGAGTCTGTGGACTCAGGACGCGACTTCAGGCTGCTCACTCCGCTCGTGCTCGATATCAACCGTGGTGAGAGCACCCTCCAGGCCGGTGATCTTGATGTGGACGGCGACATTGATCTGCTCATGAACATCAGCGGACGCAACCTGTGGATCTGCGAGAACACAGGCGAGGGGGAATTTCTGGTCACGTCTGCGGGTGTGACGGAGTTGCGTCCACCCGGCCCTGTTCTGGGCGATTTCAATGATGACGGCTTAATCGATTGGGTGGCGCCGGAATACCCAGGCTGCGCGGTCTATCTGAATGAGACCGCTTATGCTGGCCCCACCATTGAACATACCGCTCTCAAGCGAGGCGCCAGGTCGACTCTGACCGCTAGCGGAGTGCTCCCTCTGGAGAATGTGCGCTTCCTTTACAGCATGCGTGGCTTTGGAAGTACTGTCGGCATCAGGCAACTCGGCGGGATCACGCTCGATATGAACGAACCAATTCAGATGCTCGGCAGCGCCGTGGCTGACGCCAACGGCGTGGCGGAGTTCCACTTCACCGTGCCGCCCAACGCCCCGCTGGCCGAAGTGGTTCTCCAGGCCGTCATCCGCCGCCGCCCGGGCGGGGCGGATTCGGTCAAGACGCCGTTTCGCACGGCGCGGATTACGGATTAG
- a CDS encoding SpoVR family protein yields MPIRTSTDLPPELRAWQAEARARAAEYGLDFFETIFEVVDFDTMNQLATYGGFPIRYPHWHWGMEYEKLRKRDTYGMGRIYEMVINNDPCYAYLQESNSVTDQKLVMAHVYAHCDFFKCNAWFGKTHRNMMDEMANHATRVQRLVERHGVDEIERFIDSCLSIEHLIDPLSMWVTRESDRRAAGQMHPAEQGPTLFDGVKLPAKDYMDRFINPPDKIAQEQARRKEVEAAAKRKFPLEPSRDVLLFLLRHAPLEEWQRDILGIIRDEAYYFAPQAMTKIMNEGWATYWHSKIMTSHLLDTTEIIDYAEQHSGVVYMGPGGFNPYKIGVEIYKDIEERWNTGRHGQQWEALEGIGEKQRYDDKSNRGREKIFEVRRIYNDVNFIDEFLTDELIDRLNLYQYRRDPHTGENVIVSRDPRVVRQTMLYRISNMGQPFIYVVDANYRNRGELYLAHQWNGLEVDAARAAEVLGALQVMWKRPVHLQLRINEEMTLLTCRGGDEIDREEINEETPPPAHRIE; encoded by the coding sequence GTGCCGATTCGAACCTCCACCGATCTTCCGCCCGAACTCCGCGCCTGGCAGGCTGAGGCTCGCGCCCGCGCCGCCGAATACGGCCTGGACTTCTTCGAGACCATCTTCGAGGTCGTTGACTTCGACACGATGAACCAGCTGGCGACCTACGGCGGATTTCCGATCCGCTATCCGCACTGGCACTGGGGCATGGAGTACGAGAAACTCCGCAAGCGCGACACCTACGGCATGGGCCGCATCTACGAGATGGTCATCAACAACGACCCCTGCTACGCCTACCTGCAGGAGAGCAACTCAGTTACCGACCAGAAGCTGGTCATGGCGCACGTCTACGCCCACTGCGATTTCTTCAAGTGCAACGCGTGGTTCGGCAAGACGCACCGCAACATGATGGACGAGATGGCCAACCACGCCACGCGCGTGCAGCGCCTCGTCGAACGGCACGGCGTGGATGAGATCGAGCGCTTCATCGACTCGTGCCTGAGCATCGAGCATCTCATCGATCCACTCTCGATGTGGGTGACGCGCGAGAGCGACCGTCGCGCCGCGGGCCAGATGCACCCGGCGGAGCAGGGGCCGACGCTGTTCGACGGCGTGAAACTGCCGGCCAAGGACTACATGGACCGCTTCATCAACCCGCCCGACAAGATCGCGCAGGAGCAAGCCCGGCGCAAGGAGGTCGAGGCGGCCGCGAAGCGCAAGTTCCCCCTCGAGCCATCGCGCGATGTGCTGCTGTTCCTGCTGCGCCACGCCCCGCTCGAAGAGTGGCAGCGCGACATCCTGGGCATCATCCGCGATGAGGCGTACTACTTCGCTCCGCAGGCGATGACCAAGATCATGAACGAAGGCTGGGCCACCTACTGGCACAGCAAGATCATGACTTCGCACCTGCTCGACACGACCGAGATCATCGACTACGCCGAGCAGCACAGCGGCGTGGTCTACATGGGACCGGGCGGCTTCAACCCCTACAAGATAGGCGTGGAGATCTACAAGGACATCGAAGAGCGCTGGAACACCGGCCGCCACGGCCAGCAGTGGGAAGCGCTCGAGGGGATCGGCGAGAAGCAGCGCTACGACGACAAGTCGAACCGGGGGCGCGAGAAGATCTTCGAAGTCCGTCGCATCTACAACGACGTCAACTTCATCGACGAGTTCCTCACGGATGAACTCATCGATCGGCTCAATCTCTACCAGTATCGCCGCGACCCGCACACCGGCGAGAATGTCATCGTCAGCCGCGATCCGCGGGTGGTGCGGCAGACGATGCTCTATCGCATCAGCAACATGGGCCAGCCGTTCATCTACGTGGTGGACGCGAACTACCGCAACCGGGGCGAACTCTACCTCGCGCACCAGTGGAACGGGCTGGAGGTGGATGCGGCCCGGGCGGCGGAAGTGCTCGGCGCGCTGCAGGTGATGTGGAAGCGGCCGGTGCACCTGCAGTTGCGCATCAACGAGGAGATGACGCTGCTCACCTGCCGCGGCGGGGACGAGATTGATCGTGAAGAGATTAACGAAGAGACGCCGCCGCCGGCCCACCGCATCGAATAG
- a CDS encoding VCBS repeat-containing protein: MSDDRPVAARARLMLAVAGAGVPVSSTALAQIEFATPDVYLLAAGAGGVTIADMNNDGWSDVIANERIESTIVFLNQGDGLLLRFGSLYEPGAVLSQIRSADFDHDGNQDLVWIQTMIGQASLQIAYGRGDGRVSRTIAVSLPRAAGSITVADVTGDGWVDVIVADARGSSPLARVYRNERGTLVAGETMLLPWLDNVSLVSGDLDGDGDVDFAILSLDNIHDYMYGWKLDASEVRIFWNDGSGSFPTSRPVHLPFGGGGYGEDPMPRTLQVADLEGDGDLDLVVGAAVPQNPGRPVDVLTIEGRLGGTQFLLRDHHLVGSAVGETSIAAGDLDTDGDIDLLVKGSRDTWLLEADGQFGFEPARLVLSPRYSGAVLTLSDLDGDGRFDAVDGGAELAVYPNITPYNGPVLEHGLLKRGTPVTMTVTDAQPGEQVHFLYSLRGAGNSLGIWQIGMTLDLLDPIQVIGRAVADANGVAALTVNVPPSAPLTTVMMQSLIRRGTGGVDSVKTPFRTARITD, from the coding sequence ATGAGTGACGACAGACCTGTTGCGGCGCGAGCGCGGCTGATGCTTGCGGTTGCGGGAGCGGGCGTCCCTGTATCATCCACGGCTCTTGCACAAATCGAGTTCGCCACGCCGGACGTGTACCTGCTCGCGGCTGGCGCGGGCGGGGTGACTATTGCGGATATGAACAACGACGGGTGGTCCGATGTCATCGCCAACGAGCGAATCGAGTCCACGATCGTCTTTCTGAACCAGGGTGACGGTCTCCTGCTTCGATTCGGGTCGCTGTATGAGCCCGGCGCCGTGCTGTCGCAGATCCGGTCGGCCGACTTCGATCACGACGGGAATCAGGACTTGGTCTGGATTCAGACGATGATCGGACAGGCTTCGCTTCAAATCGCGTACGGGCGGGGTGACGGTCGGGTATCGCGCACGATCGCTGTATCGTTGCCGCGCGCCGCGGGAAGCATCACGGTTGCAGATGTGACCGGCGATGGTTGGGTGGATGTGATCGTCGCTGATGCGCGCGGGTCGTCTCCGCTGGCTCGCGTGTATCGGAACGAGCGCGGCACATTGGTCGCGGGCGAGACCATGCTGCTGCCGTGGCTCGACAACGTCAGCCTCGTATCAGGCGACCTCGACGGCGATGGCGATGTGGATTTCGCAATCCTGAGCCTCGATAACATCCACGACTACATGTACGGCTGGAAGCTGGATGCGAGTGAGGTTCGGATCTTCTGGAATGATGGCTCCGGATCATTTCCCACGAGCCGGCCAGTGCACCTGCCCTTCGGGGGCGGCGGCTACGGCGAGGACCCGATGCCGCGCACGTTGCAAGTGGCCGACCTTGAGGGTGATGGCGACCTCGATCTGGTGGTCGGCGCAGCGGTGCCGCAGAATCCCGGGAGGCCGGTTGACGTGCTCACGATCGAGGGGCGCCTGGGTGGCACGCAGTTCCTGCTCCGCGATCATCATCTGGTCGGCTCAGCCGTGGGTGAAACGTCGATCGCGGCGGGAGACCTGGACACCGACGGCGACATCGATCTGCTCGTCAAGGGTTCGCGCGATACGTGGCTTCTGGAGGCCGATGGCCAGTTCGGCTTTGAGCCGGCGCGGTTGGTTCTTTCGCCCCGGTATTCGGGCGCGGTGCTGACGCTGTCCGATCTGGATGGCGATGGACGCTTTGACGCGGTGGACGGCGGCGCGGAACTTGCCGTCTATCCCAACATCACACCCTACAACGGACCGGTGCTTGAACACGGACTGCTCAAACGCGGAACGCCCGTCACCATGACGGTTACGGATGCGCAGCCGGGTGAACAGGTGCACTTTCTCTACTCACTTCGAGGCGCTGGCAACAGCCTCGGCATCTGGCAGATCGGCATGACACTTGATCTCCTCGATCCGATCCAAGTCATCGGTCGCGCCGTTGCCGACGCCAATGGCGTCGCCGCGTTGACAGTCAACGTCCCGCCCAGCGCGCCGCTGACGACGGTGATGATGCAGTCCCTCATCCGCCGCGGCACGGGCGGAGTGGATTCGGTCAAGACGCCGTTTCGCACGGCGCGGATTACTGACTGA
- a CDS encoding DUF86 domain-containing protein — protein MARVWDIVQWGERLARLLKDTSWPQYSADEVKQIAVERCIEVIGEAARSLSDEFKKQYDGIPWRAIVQQRNVIAHGYFFLEHDRLWHVATVEVPKLVAQLAPAVAEPPKCDEPEE, from the coding sequence ATGGCGCGTGTCTGGGACATCGTCCAATGGGGCGAGCGTCTTGCCCGGCTGCTCAAAGACACATCCTGGCCACAGTACAGCGCCGACGAGGTGAAGCAGATCGCCGTCGAGCGATGCATCGAGGTCATCGGCGAGGCCGCGCGTTCACTGTCCGACGAATTCAAGAAGCAGTACGACGGAATCCCGTGGCGGGCGATCGTTCAGCAGCGCAACGTCATCGCGCACGGCTACTTCTTTCTCGAACACGATCGACTGTGGCACGTCGCAACCGTCGAAGTGCCGAAGCTCGTTGCACAGCTCGCTCCGGCGGTAGCGGAGCCGCCCAAGTGCGATGAACCAGAAGAATGA
- a CDS encoding VCBS repeat-containing protein: protein MITSMRISGSQGAVVAGRLTVIGATAAATAGALAQQIRFGEPVLYDDTGRSGYLASGDFDRDAHMDMVVTGGGAINIYFNDGVGQLHAETAIAYRSIWNLAAADMDGDRDLDVVWFDRREDRTYVLSVWYNAGDGRAGETIETPFPGFENVPMVVWDLNADGLNDVVFGAEPATVDAFINGGDRTFALTRIFEYDLPDYTLSSFVPGDFDDDGDADIAATFQYIYDYRYKSVKGTNVSLLMNDRTVPFRLGPEISLPWEQNDVVAWAMAGGDLDGDGDLDAVLAGSPGNDPGPDEFVVLENTEGALYPADTYRLSEGWPESVDLADVDTDGRLDVVFATGTIRGVYVLRNLGGLEFAGMSPFPSGIYGSSMNVAELNGDGQFDLVQAGTEGFAVLVNETAIHGPRLDVSRLVRGQVATFTVREAAPGERVTLLYSLGGAGRTRGRQFLGGITLDLRQPITECATATAGSDGSVIVRRRIPANAPLEPIVFQAVIRRGPGGADSVKTPFASVLVED from the coding sequence ATGATCACTTCAATGCGGATTTCAGGCTCTCAAGGCGCCGTGGTTGCCGGGCGACTGACGGTGATTGGCGCCACTGCCGCCGCAACGGCGGGGGCGCTCGCTCAGCAGATCCGGTTTGGTGAACCTGTGTTGTATGATGACACGGGGCGATCGGGATACCTCGCGTCTGGCGACTTCGATCGCGATGCGCACATGGATATGGTCGTCACCGGCGGTGGTGCGATCAACATCTATTTCAACGATGGCGTCGGGCAGTTGCATGCGGAAACCGCCATTGCCTATCGATCGATCTGGAATCTCGCCGCTGCAGACATGGACGGCGATCGGGATCTAGACGTCGTCTGGTTTGATCGTCGCGAAGACCGCACGTATGTGTTGTCGGTCTGGTACAATGCCGGCGATGGGCGCGCGGGCGAGACCATCGAGACGCCGTTTCCGGGCTTTGAAAATGTTCCGATGGTCGTGTGGGATCTGAATGCAGATGGCCTGAACGACGTCGTCTTTGGGGCCGAACCCGCGACCGTTGACGCATTCATCAACGGTGGGGATCGTACGTTCGCTCTGACGCGGATATTTGAATACGACCTGCCTGATTACACGCTGTCTTCATTCGTTCCCGGCGATTTTGACGACGACGGCGATGCGGATATCGCTGCCACCTTTCAATACATCTACGACTACCGGTACAAGTCAGTAAAGGGTACGAACGTGTCGCTGTTGATGAACGATCGCACCGTACCGTTTCGACTCGGACCCGAAATCAGCCTGCCGTGGGAGCAGAATGACGTGGTTGCCTGGGCCATGGCGGGCGGCGACCTGGACGGCGACGGCGACCTCGACGCGGTTCTTGCCGGCAGCCCCGGAAACGACCCCGGGCCGGATGAATTCGTTGTGCTTGAGAATACCGAGGGGGCGCTCTACCCCGCGGATACGTACAGGTTGTCGGAGGGGTGGCCCGAGAGTGTGGATCTTGCAGACGTTGACACCGATGGTCGCCTCGATGTCGTGTTCGCGACCGGCACCATTCGCGGGGTCTACGTGCTGCGCAATCTCGGCGGCCTTGAATTTGCCGGGATGAGTCCGTTTCCGAGCGGAATCTATGGGTCGTCAATGAACGTGGCGGAACTGAATGGTGATGGACAGTTCGATCTGGTGCAGGCAGGCACCGAAGGTTTTGCGGTATTGGTGAACGAGACCGCGATTCACGGTCCGCGCCTCGACGTCTCGCGACTGGTGCGCGGCCAAGTCGCGACATTCACCGTGCGCGAAGCGGCGCCTGGGGAGCGAGTCACCCTTCTCTACAGCCTCGGGGGCGCCGGGCGCACGCGGGGCCGCCAGTTTCTCGGCGGGATCACGCTCGATCTTCGGCAGCCGATAACGGAATGTGCCACCGCCACTGCCGGCTCAGACGGTTCGGTCATCGTGCGCCGGCGCATCCCGGCAAACGCGCCACTCGAGCCGATCGTCTTTCAAGCGGTGATACGGCGCGGGCCGGGCGGAGCAGACAGCGTCAAAACGCCCTTTGCCAGTGTTCTGGTTGAGGATTGA
- a CDS encoding TIGR03032 family protein: MTDVEQPLEESSDTARDAAAPKEPPFKYVHSANLPDLLEHLNITVMATTFQAGRVLSFSGGGGRCSLLLRAFQHPMGMALNKDRMALVCNNQVLHLVNQTDLIDQEGKRPQYDAFYVPRRMHVTGDIAGHEAAWGVNPEAGDGGASTGADGGDDLFHSLWVVNTRFSCLATLDQGFSFVPRWRPEFITKLAPEDRCHLNGMAMEGGRPRYVTMLARSDTAQGWRDHKTDGGCIIDVRSSEVVARDMAMPHSPRLYRDRLWVLESGRAELQYVDPETMRRQTVVRLPGYARGLAFYDRFAFVGLSKAREKRMFGGLPIEEHKTELQCGIQVVDLDAGQVVAFIQFEAGCEELFDVQVLPSSRRANIIGFTKDTVNGIFVLPKK, from the coding sequence ATGACGGACGTCGAACAACCGCTCGAGGAATCAAGTGATACCGCCCGGGATGCCGCTGCGCCCAAAGAGCCCCCATTCAAATACGTCCACAGCGCCAACCTGCCCGACCTGCTCGAGCATCTCAACATCACCGTCATGGCGACCACGTTTCAGGCCGGGCGCGTGCTTTCGTTTTCGGGCGGCGGCGGGCGGTGCTCGCTGCTGCTGCGCGCGTTTCAGCATCCGATGGGCATGGCTCTCAACAAAGATCGCATGGCTCTGGTGTGCAACAACCAGGTGCTGCACCTCGTCAACCAGACCGATCTTATCGACCAGGAAGGCAAGCGGCCGCAGTACGACGCGTTCTACGTGCCGCGGCGCATGCACGTGACGGGCGACATCGCCGGCCATGAGGCGGCGTGGGGCGTGAACCCCGAAGCCGGCGACGGCGGCGCCTCGACGGGCGCGGATGGTGGCGACGATCTCTTTCATTCGCTCTGGGTGGTGAATACGCGCTTCTCGTGCCTGGCGACGCTGGACCAGGGCTTTTCGTTCGTGCCGCGCTGGCGGCCGGAGTTCATCACGAAACTCGCGCCGGAAGATCGCTGCCACCTCAACGGCATGGCGATGGAAGGCGGCCGGCCGCGCTACGTGACGATGCTCGCGCGCAGCGACACGGCTCAGGGCTGGCGCGATCACAAGACCGACGGCGGGTGCATCATCGACGTGCGCAGTAGCGAAGTCGTCGCGCGCGACATGGCCATGCCGCACTCGCCGCGTCTCTACCGCGACCGCCTGTGGGTGCTCGAATCGGGCCGGGCCGAGTTGCAGTACGTCGATCCGGAGACGATGCGCAGGCAGACGGTGGTGCGGCTGCCAGGCTACGCGCGGGGGCTGGCGTTCTATGATCGCTTCGCGTTCGTCGGCTTGTCGAAGGCACGCGAGAAGCGCATGTTCGGCGGCCTGCCCATCGAAGAACACAAGACTGAACTGCAATGCGGCATCCAGGTCGTCGATCTCGACGCGGGCCAGGTCGTCGCGTTTATCCAGTTTGAAGCCGGCTGCGAAGAACTGTTCGACGTGCAGGTCCTGCCCAGTTCGAGGCGGGCCAACATCATCGGCTTCACGAAGGACACGGTAAACGGGATCTTTGTGCTGCCGAAGAAGTAG
- a CDS encoding nucleotidyltransferase family protein: protein MQRVHNNLTYDHEAVIDFCQQWRVVELSLFGSVLRDDFRPDSDVDVLVVFEDGAPWTYWDWGAMSDQLSAIFGRPVDLVEKRSVRNPYRRKHILSNRQVIHRHAA from the coding sequence ATGCAGAGAGTCCACAATAACCTGACCTACGATCACGAGGCAGTAATCGACTTCTGTCAGCAGTGGAGAGTGGTCGAACTGTCACTCTTCGGCTCGGTATTGCGGGATGATTTCCGCCCCGACAGCGATGTCGATGTGCTCGTGGTCTTCGAGGATGGTGCTCCCTGGACGTATTGGGACTGGGGGGCCATGAGTGACCAACTCAGTGCCATCTTCGGTCGCCCCGTCGACCTTGTTGAGAAGCGGTCCGTGCGAAACCCATATCGGCGAAAGCACATCCTGTCCAATCGCCAGGTCATTCATCGGCATGCGGCCTGA
- a CDS encoding transglutaminase domain-containing protein: protein MKATALFAAASLAAAATTLASPPLSDAIKRYEPVEYQLTITGYVTAFQSRFNADDQYELNLENAPLVFPIIPNGAYHTIDMERLKTVLELDDRPAESKFEILPTAQADGRLARFNVPKFKGKQIEYSLEEFVTCYNAKVDEARLRAIGWPEKWPAEVSSELQPQRYVESTSEQIVQLLEKWTNGKAKSAPPFVLGKELTRLTVQNFQISGKNWFNDELNKFAGLEVQGALKSVENMRGTSHDCVCLFVAVCRAAGLPARPVIGIQMLDDDRGRDFKDDDKRIISWAEFYVPTAGWIAVDFRPLFKAPGRMHDLNREWPGVGTNDELNLMVPISYHFHPPASVRAEGRDGKPMLWGWQPVPVSVPSDQMLEWKIIKAPKRGGR from the coding sequence ATGAAAGCCACTGCACTCTTTGCTGCCGCGTCGCTCGCCGCCGCCGCCACCACTCTGGCCTCGCCGCCGCTCAGCGACGCCATCAAGCGTTACGAGCCGGTCGAGTATCAGTTGACGATCACCGGCTACGTGACCGCGTTCCAGAGCCGCTTCAACGCCGACGATCAGTACGAACTCAACCTGGAGAACGCGCCGCTCGTGTTCCCCATCATCCCCAATGGGGCGTATCACACCATTGACATGGAGCGCCTCAAGACCGTCCTCGAACTCGACGACCGGCCCGCGGAATCCAAGTTCGAGATCCTGCCCACGGCGCAGGCCGACGGGCGGCTGGCTCGCTTCAACGTGCCCAAGTTCAAGGGCAAGCAGATAGAGTACTCGCTCGAAGAGTTCGTCACCTGCTACAACGCGAAAGTGGATGAAGCCCGGCTGCGCGCCATCGGCTGGCCGGAGAAGTGGCCTGCCGAAGTGTCGAGCGAACTGCAGCCGCAGCGCTATGTCGAATCGACCAGCGAGCAGATCGTGCAACTGCTCGAAAAGTGGACCAACGGCAAGGCGAAATCCGCCCCGCCGTTTGTGCTGGGCAAGGAACTGACGCGCCTGACGGTGCAGAACTTTCAGATCAGCGGCAAGAACTGGTTCAATGATGAACTCAACAAGTTCGCCGGCCTCGAAGTACAGGGCGCGCTCAAGTCGGTGGAAAACATGCGCGGTACGTCGCACGATTGCGTGTGCCTCTTCGTGGCCGTCTGCCGCGCTGCCGGCCTGCCCGCGCGCCCGGTCATCGGCATCCAGATGCTCGACGACGACCGCGGCCGCGACTTCAAGGACGACGACAAGCGCATCATCTCATGGGCCGAGTTTTACGTGCCGACTGCCGGCTGGATCGCCGTCGATTTCCGCCCGCTGTTCAAAGCGCCCGGCCGCATGCACGACCTCAACCGCGAGTGGCCCGGCGTGGGAACCAACGATGAACTGAACCTGATGGTGCCGATTTCCTATCACTTCCATCCACCGGCCAGCGTGCGCGCCGAAGGGCGCGACGGCAAGCCGATGCTCTGGGGCTGGCAGCCCGTGCCCGTGTCGGTGCCCAGCGACCAGATGCTCGAGTGGAAGATCATCAAGGCGCCCAAGCGCGGCGGCAGATGA